A genomic region of Mycobacterium senriense contains the following coding sequences:
- a CDS encoding DUF4232 domain-containing protein, with the protein MPGHGRGIRRLIPSFAGAATIFAAATALGWPASAMPADNAEAPTPCWSDQIAVTASPAEAAVGHRALTLMFSLAGGADPCTLTGYAGVDSGAGGPLIHAQPTLRGYMGGLAAGASEPPTVILSISTQGQAIVEGTAVDADGKPCPTYTDLIVNPPDTTNVVTVSATIDACALQVHPITAV; encoded by the coding sequence GTGCCGGGTCATGGGCGGGGCATCCGCCGACTAATCCCCAGCTTTGCCGGGGCCGCAACGATCTTCGCGGCGGCCACCGCGCTGGGGTGGCCCGCATCGGCCATGCCCGCCGACAACGCCGAGGCGCCGACGCCGTGCTGGTCGGACCAGATCGCCGTCACCGCCTCGCCCGCCGAGGCCGCCGTCGGGCATCGCGCGCTGACCCTGATGTTCAGCCTCGCGGGCGGCGCCGACCCGTGCACGCTCACCGGCTACGCCGGGGTGGACTCGGGTGCGGGCGGACCGTTGATTCATGCCCAGCCCACGCTGCGGGGATACATGGGCGGCCTGGCGGCCGGCGCCAGTGAGCCGCCGACGGTCATCCTGTCGATATCGACCCAGGGGCAGGCCATCGTCGAAGGCACCGCCGTGGACGCCGACGGCAAGCCGTGCCCCACCTATACCGACCTGATCGTCAATCCGCCGGACACCACCAACGTGGTGACCGTGTCGGCGACCATCGACGCCTGCGCGCTGCAGGTGCACCCGATCACCGCGGTCTGA
- a CDS encoding peptide ABC transporter substrate-binding protein has translation MRRMRTPVALLAPVAAAMLAIAALAGCGGGALSPDLVVVNGGEPPNPLIPTGTNDSQGGRILDRLFAGLMSYDAAGNPSPEVAQSVDTTDNVNYRIVLKPGWTFTDGSPVTAHSFVDAWNYGALSTNAQLQQSFFSPIDGYDAVAGLAGDGKPTATTMSGLRVINDREFTVRLKGPTIDFKLRLGHSAFYPLPQAAFRDMSAFGQHPIGDGPYQLADGPDGPAWEHNVRIDLRPNPDYRGNRKPHNKGLRFEFYSNLDTAYSDLLSGNLDVLDTIPSSALTIYQRDLGGNAARGPVAVSQSVDTPLRLPHFGGEEGRLRRLALSAAINRPQICQQIFNNTRSPARDFTASSLPGFDPNIPGSEALDFNPERAQQLWAQANAISPWTGRYAIAYNADSGHQEWVDAVANSIKNVLGIDAVGAPQPTFAGFRTQITNRTIDTAFRAGWMGDYPSMIEFLAPLYATGAGSNDVGYSSPEFDAGLAAAEAAADLRQADALVNIAQRILLHDMPAVPLWYYIAVVGWSPEVSAVKVTWNGLPDYENIVKA, from the coding sequence ATGCGTCGGATGCGGACCCCGGTGGCCTTGCTGGCCCCGGTTGCCGCCGCGATGCTGGCGATCGCCGCGCTGGCCGGTTGCGGTGGCGGCGCGCTGAGCCCGGATCTGGTGGTGGTCAACGGCGGGGAACCGCCGAACCCCCTGATTCCCACCGGCACCAACGACAGCCAGGGTGGCCGGATCCTCGATCGGCTCTTCGCCGGGCTGATGTCGTATGACGCCGCCGGCAATCCGTCGCCGGAGGTCGCCCAATCGGTCGACACCACCGACAACGTCAACTACCGGATCGTCCTCAAACCCGGCTGGACGTTCACCGACGGTTCGCCGGTGACGGCCCATTCCTTCGTCGACGCATGGAACTACGGCGCGCTGAGCACCAACGCCCAACTGCAGCAAAGCTTTTTCAGCCCCATCGACGGGTACGACGCTGTCGCAGGGCTGGCCGGCGACGGCAAGCCGACGGCCACCACCATGTCCGGCCTACGGGTGATCAACGACCGGGAGTTCACCGTCCGGCTGAAAGGTCCCACCATCGACTTCAAACTGCGACTGGGGCACAGCGCGTTCTATCCGTTGCCGCAGGCGGCTTTTCGGGACATGAGCGCCTTCGGACAGCACCCGATCGGCGACGGCCCGTACCAACTCGCCGACGGTCCCGACGGGCCCGCGTGGGAGCACAACGTCCGAATCGACCTGCGGCCCAACCCCGATTACCGCGGCAACCGTAAGCCACACAACAAGGGGCTGAGGTTCGAGTTCTACTCGAACCTCGACACCGCCTACTCCGACCTGCTGTCCGGCAACCTCGATGTGCTGGACACGATCCCGTCCAGCGCGTTGACGATCTACCAGCGCGACCTGGGCGGCAACGCCGCCCGCGGGCCCGTCGCCGTCAGCCAGTCCGTCGACACGCCGCTGCGGCTGCCGCACTTCGGGGGTGAGGAAGGCAGGCTGCGCCGGCTGGCGTTGTCGGCGGCCATCAACCGCCCGCAGATCTGTCAGCAGATTTTCAACAACACCCGCAGCCCGGCCCGTGACTTCACCGCCAGCTCGTTGCCCGGATTCGATCCGAACATCCCGGGCAGCGAGGCACTGGACTTCAACCCCGAACGGGCACAACAGCTCTGGGCCCAGGCCAACGCGATCTCGCCGTGGACCGGGCGCTACGCCATCGCCTACAACGCCGACAGCGGCCATCAGGAGTGGGTGGACGCGGTGGCCAACAGCATCAAGAACGTGCTGGGCATCGATGCCGTCGGTGCGCCGCAGCCGACCTTCGCCGGGTTTCGCACCCAGATCACCAACCGCACCATCGACACCGCGTTCCGGGCCGGCTGGATGGGCGACTACCCGTCGATGATCGAATTCCTCGCCCCGCTGTACGCCACCGGTGCGGGATCCAACGACGTCGGATATTCCAGCCCCGAATTCGACGCCGGGCTGGCCGCCGCCGAGGCGGCTGCCGACCTACGGCAGGCCGACGCGCTGGTCAACATCGCGCAGCGAATCTTGTTGCACGACATGCCCGCCGTGCCGCTGTGGTACTACATCGCCGTGGTCGGATGGTCGCCGGAGGTCAGCGCGGTCAAGGTCACCTGGAACGGGCTGCCCGACTACGAGAACATCGTCAAGGCGTGA
- a CDS encoding ABC transporter permease, with the protein MGWYIARRIAVMVPVFLGATLLIYGMVFLLPGDPLAAIAGDRPLTPAVAAALRARYHLDDPFIVQYLRYLGGVAHGDLGRAYSGLPVSAVLAHAFPVTLRLALIALVVEAVLGVGFGVISGLRQGGFFDATVLIAGLIIIAIPIFVLGFLAQFLFGVKLGIAPVTVGERATFGRLLLPGIVLGSVSFAYIVRLTRSAVAANAHADYVRTATAKGLSRPRVVTVHILRNSLIPVVTFLGADLGALMGGAIVTEGIFNIHGVGGVLYQAVTRQEAPTVVSIVTVLVLIYLVTNLMVDLLYAALDPRIRYG; encoded by the coding sequence ATGGGTTGGTACATCGCACGCAGGATCGCCGTCATGGTGCCCGTCTTCCTGGGCGCCACCCTGCTGATCTACGGCATGGTCTTCCTGTTGCCCGGCGACCCGCTGGCCGCCATCGCAGGCGATCGCCCGCTGACTCCGGCCGTGGCCGCCGCGCTGCGCGCTCGCTATCACCTCGACGATCCCTTCATCGTGCAGTACCTGCGCTACCTGGGCGGCGTTGCGCACGGCGACCTGGGCCGCGCCTATTCCGGCTTGCCGGTCAGTGCCGTTCTCGCACATGCGTTTCCGGTCACGCTCCGGCTCGCCTTGATCGCCCTGGTCGTCGAGGCGGTGCTGGGCGTGGGGTTCGGTGTGATTTCCGGGCTGCGCCAGGGCGGATTCTTCGATGCCACGGTGCTGATCGCCGGACTGATCATCATCGCGATCCCGATCTTCGTGCTGGGCTTCCTGGCCCAATTCCTGTTCGGGGTCAAGCTGGGCATCGCACCGGTCACCGTCGGCGAACGGGCAACCTTCGGGCGCCTGCTGCTCCCCGGAATCGTCTTGGGCTCAGTCTCATTCGCCTACATCGTCCGGCTGACCCGATCGGCGGTGGCCGCCAACGCGCACGCCGACTATGTGCGCACCGCCACCGCCAAGGGGCTGTCACGACCACGGGTGGTGACCGTGCACATCCTGCGCAACTCGCTGATCCCGGTCGTGACGTTCCTGGGCGCCGACCTGGGCGCGCTGATGGGCGGGGCCATCGTGACCGAAGGCATTTTCAACATTCACGGCGTGGGCGGTGTGCTCTATCAGGCCGTCACCCGGCAAGAGGCGCCCACGGTGGTCTCCATCGTGACGGTGCTGGTGCTGATTTATCTGGTCACCAATCTGATGGTGGACCTGCTCTACGCGGCGCTGGACCCGAGGATCCGCTATGGCTGA
- a CDS encoding ABC transporter permease has product MAEHSGFWGETWRKLHRRPKFVVAAVLILLILLVALFPGLFTHADPGYADPGQSLRSPSAAHWFGTDLQGHDIYARTIYGARASVTVGLGATLLVFVVGGVLGAFAGFYGGWLDAVISRVTDIFFGLPLLLAAIVLMQVLHHRTVWTVIAILALFGWPQIARIARGAVLEVRGSDYVLAAKALGMSRFQTLLRHALPNAVGPVIAMSTIALGAFIVTEATLSYLGVGLPTSVVSWGGDINLAQTRLRAGSPILFYPAGALAMTVLAFMMMGDALRDALDPASRARRA; this is encoded by the coding sequence ATGGCTGAGCACTCTGGCTTCTGGGGTGAAACCTGGCGAAAGCTGCACCGCCGTCCGAAGTTCGTCGTCGCCGCCGTGCTGATCCTCCTAATCCTGCTCGTCGCACTGTTTCCCGGGTTGTTCACCCACGCCGACCCCGGCTATGCCGATCCGGGCCAAAGCCTGCGCAGCCCGTCGGCAGCGCACTGGTTCGGCACCGACCTACAGGGCCACGACATCTACGCGCGCACCATCTACGGGGCGCGGGCGTCGGTGACGGTCGGGTTGGGCGCCACGCTGCTGGTGTTCGTCGTCGGCGGGGTGTTGGGCGCGTTCGCCGGCTTCTACGGGGGTTGGCTCGACGCCGTCATCTCCCGCGTCACCGACATCTTCTTCGGGCTGCCGCTGCTGCTGGCCGCGATCGTGCTCATGCAGGTGCTGCACCATCGCACGGTGTGGACGGTGATCGCGATCCTGGCCCTGTTCGGCTGGCCGCAGATAGCCAGGATCGCCCGTGGCGCGGTGCTGGAGGTGCGGGGCAGCGACTATGTGCTCGCGGCTAAAGCGCTGGGAATGAGCAGGTTTCAAACGCTGCTCCGGCACGCGCTGCCCAACGCGGTGGGACCGGTGATCGCGATGTCCACAATCGCGCTGGGTGCCTTCATCGTCACCGAGGCCACGCTGTCCTACCTCGGTGTCGGTCTGCCGACCTCGGTGGTGTCGTGGGGCGGCGACATCAACCTGGCCCAGACGCGGCTGCGGGCCGGATCGCCGATCCTGTTCTATCCCGCCGGCGCGCTGGCGATGACCGTGCTCGCGTTCATGATGATGGGCGATGCGCTGCGCGACGCCCTGGATCCGGCCTCGCGGGCCAGGCGCGCATGA
- a CDS encoding dipeptide ABC transporter ATP-binding protein — MTVGEAPLLTVEGLQVRFGDHAPAVAGVDLSVLRGQTVAVVGESGSGKSTTAAAILGLLPPGGRITGGRITFDGIDITSADRRLLRSIRGRRIGYVPQDPMTNLNPVWKVGFQIREALRANTSSHRTRQRAVELLAQAGMPDPAKQAGNYPHQLSGGMCQRALIAIGLAGRPQLLIADEPTSALDVTVQRQVLDHLQRLTDELGTALLLITHDLALAAERAERVVVVHRGVVVETGAAQTILREPQHEYTQRLVAAAPSLTRVSRRTPTRSDDILVASELTKVYRDSHGAPWRRGEFRAVDAVSFRLQRARTLAVVGESGSGKSTVARMALGLLQPTSGTVVFDGTQISDAADRDTMMAFRRRVQPVFQNPYSSLDPMYSVFRAIEEPLRIHRVGDRRHRANTVRELVDQVALSASVLTRLPRELSGGQRQRVAIARALALRPEVLICDEAVSALDVLVQAQILDLLAELQAELGLAYLFISHDLAVIRQIADDVLVMRAGRVVEHAPTERLFTDPGHDYTRQLLDAIPHEPNYDGDRL, encoded by the coding sequence ATGACCGTCGGGGAAGCGCCGCTGTTGACCGTCGAGGGCCTTCAGGTCAGGTTCGGCGACCACGCCCCCGCGGTGGCCGGAGTGGATCTGAGCGTCCTGCGCGGCCAGACCGTCGCCGTGGTCGGCGAGTCGGGATCCGGGAAATCCACCACGGCCGCCGCGATCCTCGGGCTGCTCCCCCCGGGGGGTCGAATAACGGGCGGCCGCATCACGTTTGACGGGATCGATATAACCTCGGCTGATCGTCGTCTGCTGCGCTCGATCAGGGGGCGTCGCATCGGCTACGTGCCGCAAGACCCGATGACCAACCTCAACCCCGTGTGGAAGGTTGGCTTTCAGATACGAGAAGCGTTGCGGGCCAACACTTCTAGTCATCGTACTCGGCAACGCGCGGTGGAGCTGCTCGCCCAGGCCGGTATGCCGGATCCGGCGAAGCAGGCGGGCAATTACCCGCACCAATTATCGGGCGGGATGTGCCAGCGCGCGCTGATCGCCATCGGGTTGGCAGGTCGTCCGCAGCTGCTGATCGCCGACGAGCCGACGTCAGCGCTCGACGTCACGGTGCAGCGTCAGGTCCTCGACCATCTGCAGCGGCTCACCGACGAACTGGGCACGGCGCTACTGCTGATCACACACGATCTGGCGCTGGCCGCCGAACGGGCGGAGCGCGTCGTCGTCGTCCACCGCGGCGTCGTGGTGGAAACCGGTGCCGCCCAAACTATTCTGCGTGAGCCACAACACGAGTACACCCAGCGGTTGGTGGCCGCGGCTCCGTCGCTGACGCGTGTGAGCCGGCGAACGCCCACCCGAAGCGACGACATCCTGGTCGCCTCGGAGCTCACCAAGGTCTACCGGGATTCGCACGGCGCACCGTGGCGGCGTGGCGAGTTTCGCGCGGTCGACGCGGTGTCGTTCCGGCTGCAGCGCGCCCGCACCCTCGCCGTCGTCGGCGAATCAGGCTCGGGAAAGTCGACGGTGGCCCGCATGGCGCTCGGTCTGCTCCAACCCACCTCGGGCACAGTGGTTTTCGACGGGACGCAAATCTCCGACGCGGCCGACCGGGACACGATGATGGCGTTTCGCCGGCGCGTGCAACCGGTCTTCCAGAATCCGTACAGCAGCCTGGACCCCATGTACTCGGTGTTCCGCGCCATCGAGGAACCGCTGCGTATCCACCGGGTGGGCGACCGCAGGCACCGTGCGAACACCGTGCGCGAACTCGTCGACCAGGTGGCGCTGTCGGCGTCGGTGCTGACCAGGTTGCCCCGCGAGCTCTCGGGCGGCCAACGTCAGCGTGTCGCGATCGCGCGGGCCTTGGCGCTGCGGCCCGAGGTGCTGATCTGCGACGAGGCGGTGTCGGCGCTCGACGTGCTGGTGCAGGCGCAGATCCTCGACTTGCTGGCCGAGCTGCAGGCCGAACTGGGCCTGGCCTACCTGTTCATCAGCCACGACCTGGCGGTGATCCGGCAGATCGCGGACGACGTCCTGGTGATGCGGGCGGGCCGCGTCGTGGAGCACGCGCCCACCGAGCGGCTGTTCACCGACCCCGGGCACGACTACACCCGGCAGTTGCTGGACGCCATCCCTCATGAGCCGAACTACGACGGGGATAGGTTGTGA
- a CDS encoding oxidoreductase, giving the protein MTADPLAPLMELPGVAEASDRARDALGRAHRHRANLRGWPVTAAEAALRAARASSVLDGGPVRLEDLADAGQISDPVFAGALRVAQALEGGEGPVVAIWRRAPLQALARLHVLAAAEQVDDERLGRPRADAGVGPRLELLGDLVNGRTRVPAPVLAAVAHGELLTLKPFGSSDGVVARAVSRLVTIASGLDPHGLGVPEVSWMRQPAAYRDAAQGFADGTPQGVGAWLVLCCRAMKAGAQEAVSIADSMSNR; this is encoded by the coding sequence GTGACAGCAGATCCGCTGGCCCCCCTGATGGAGCTGCCCGGCGTCGCCGAGGCCAGTGACCGCGCCCGCGACGCGCTGGGGCGTGCCCACCGCCACCGCGCCAACCTGCGTGGCTGGCCGGTGACGGCCGCCGAGGCGGCGCTGCGGGCGGCGCGCGCGTCGTCGGTGCTCGACGGTGGCCCCGTCCGGCTGGAGGATCTGGCCGACGCGGGGCAGATCAGTGATCCGGTGTTCGCCGGGGCGCTGCGCGTGGCCCAGGCGCTGGAGGGCGGCGAAGGTCCCGTCGTCGCCATCTGGCGACGGGCGCCGCTGCAGGCACTGGCCCGCCTGCACGTCCTGGCCGCGGCGGAGCAGGTCGACGACGAGCGGTTGGGTCGCCCACGTGCGGACGCCGGGGTGGGTCCGCGACTGGAGTTGTTGGGGGACTTGGTGAACGGACGCACCCGGGTGCCGGCGCCGGTGCTTGCCGCCGTCGCCCACGGCGAACTGCTGACGCTCAAACCGTTCGGCAGCTCCGACGGCGTGGTGGCGCGCGCGGTGTCCAGATTGGTGACCATCGCCAGCGGGCTGGACCCACACGGGTTGGGTGTGCCCGAGGTCAGCTGGATGCGCCAACCCGCCGCGTATCGCGATGCCGCGCAGGGATTCGCCGACGGCACGCCGCAGGGCGTGGGGGCCTGGTTGGTGCTGTGTTGCCGGGCGATGAAAGCCGGTGCGCAAGAGGCCGTGTCGATCGCGGACTCGATGTCGAACCGGTAG
- a CDS encoding HAD-IB family hydrolase: MTVFDPTAEQSAAEQSAASTAPHARTAAFFDLDKTIIAKSSTLAFSKPFFNQGLLNRRAVLKSSYAQFIYLLSGADHDQMDRMRAHMTNMCTGWDVEQVKSIVNETLHDIVTPLVFAEAADLIAAHKLCGRDVVVVSASGEEIVAPIARALGATHAMATRMVVEDGRYTGEIAFYCYGEGKVQAIRELAAREGYPLEHCYAYSDSITDLPMLESVGHPSVVNPDRGLRREAVERGWPVMSFSRPVSLRDRIPAPSGAAIATTAAVGISALAAGAVTYSLLRRYAF, encoded by the coding sequence GTGACCGTCTTCGACCCCACCGCGGAGCAGTCAGCCGCGGAGCAATCAGCGGCCAGCACCGCTCCGCATGCCCGAACGGCGGCCTTCTTCGACCTGGACAAGACGATCATCGCCAAGTCCAGCACCCTTGCGTTCAGCAAACCGTTTTTCAACCAGGGCCTGCTCAACCGCCGCGCCGTGCTCAAGTCCAGCTACGCGCAGTTCATCTACCTGCTCTCCGGTGCCGATCATGACCAGATGGATCGGATGCGCGCCCACATGACCAACATGTGCACCGGCTGGGACGTCGAACAGGTCAAGTCGATCGTCAACGAGACGCTGCACGACATCGTGACCCCGTTGGTGTTCGCAGAGGCGGCCGACCTGATCGCCGCCCACAAGTTGTGCGGGCGCGACGTCGTGGTGGTGTCGGCCTCCGGCGAGGAAATCGTCGCCCCCATCGCCCGGGCCCTCGGTGCCACCCACGCGATGGCAACTCGAATGGTCGTCGAGGACGGTCGGTACACCGGCGAGATCGCGTTCTACTGCTACGGCGAGGGCAAGGTGCAGGCGATCCGCGAGCTCGCCGCGCGCGAGGGCTACCCGCTGGAACACTGCTACGCCTACTCCGACTCGATCACCGATCTGCCGATGCTCGAATCCGTCGGCCACCCCAGCGTGGTCAATCCCGACCGCGGGCTGCGCCGCGAAGCCGTCGAACGCGGTTGGCCCGTGATGTCCTTCTCCCGCCCGGTGTCGCTGCGTGACCGCATCCCGGCGCCCTCCGGTGCGGCGATCGCCACGACGGCCGCGGTGGGGATCAGCGCCCTGGCCGCCGGCGCGGTCACCTATTCGTTGTTGCGCCGCTACGCGTTCTGA
- the ssd gene encoding septum site-determining protein Ssd: MLAEPDMRAELDRVAAAAGVRVVHAGDGSPVSRKSWAAAAAVVLDARAAARCGRWALPRRDHVTVLSVAEPETTTWAAAVGVGAAHVLRVPGQEADLVRALAEAAESSRDDGARGHAVAVIGGCGGAGASLLAVALAQAATDALLVDLDPWGGGLDLSLGGESAPGLRWPDLALQDGRLNWSAVRDALPRHRGVSVLSGTRRGYELDAGPVHAIIDAGRRGAVSVICDLPRRLTDAAQAALSAADLVVVVSRCDVRACAATGALAPVLASINPNIGLVVRGPSPAGLRPAEIADIAGLPLLATIRAQPQLAEQVDRGGLRLGRRSALAAAARQVLGVLPPAGPRRNGKAA, encoded by the coding sequence ATGCTGGCGGAGCCCGACATGCGCGCCGAGTTGGACCGGGTGGCGGCCGCCGCCGGTGTCCGAGTGGTGCATGCCGGTGACGGTTCTCCGGTCAGCCGCAAGAGTTGGGCGGCGGCCGCGGCCGTCGTGCTGGACGCGCGGGCGGCGGCGCGCTGCGGGCGATGGGCGCTGCCGCGCCGCGATCACGTGACCGTGCTGTCGGTCGCCGAACCGGAGACGACGACGTGGGCGGCCGCCGTGGGGGTCGGCGCCGCGCACGTGTTGCGGGTGCCGGGGCAGGAAGCGGATTTGGTCCGCGCGCTTGCCGAGGCCGCCGAATCGTCGCGAGACGACGGCGCGCGCGGCCACGCGGTCGCCGTCATCGGGGGCTGCGGCGGGGCGGGCGCGTCCCTGCTCGCGGTCGCCCTGGCCCAGGCCGCCACGGACGCGTTGTTGGTGGACCTCGACCCCTGGGGTGGCGGCCTCGACTTGTCGCTGGGCGGCGAAAGCGCGCCGGGGCTGCGCTGGCCGGATCTGGCGTTACAGGACGGACGGCTGAACTGGTCGGCCGTCCGCGACGCGCTGCCACGGCACCGCGGGGTGAGCGTGCTGTCCGGCACCCGGCGCGGTTACGAGCTGGACGCCGGGCCGGTGCACGCCATCATCGACGCCGGCCGGCGCGGCGCGGTCAGCGTCATCTGCGACCTTCCCCGTCGTCTCACCGACGCCGCCCAGGCCGCGCTGAGCGCGGCCGACCTGGTCGTGGTCGTCAGCCGCTGTGACGTGCGGGCCTGCGCGGCGACCGGGGCGCTGGCGCCGGTCCTGGCGTCCATCAATCCCAACATCGGCCTGGTGGTGCGGGGGCCGTCGCCCGCCGGATTGCGGCCGGCCGAGATCGCCGACATCGCCGGCCTGCCGCTGTTGGCCACGATCAGGGCGCAGCCGCAGCTCGCCGAGCAGGTCGACCGCGGCGGCCTGCGGTTAGGGCGGCGCTCGGCGCTCGCTGCTGCGGCCCGACAAGTGCTCGGCGTGCTTCCGCCCGCCGGGCCGCGGCGGAACGGCAAGGCGGCGTGA
- a CDS encoding TadA family conjugal transfer-associated ATPase, translating to MSGSLIERVRERLAGEAGPLGPAVVAAAIRAESGGMLGDTEVLANLRVLQTELTGAGILDPLLCADGTTDVLVTAPDAVWVDDGTALRRTEIRFPDEAAVRRLAQRLALAAGRRLDDAQPWVDGELTGIGAGGFAVRLHAVLPPVAAAGTCLSLRVLRPASQDLAALTAAGAIEPAAAALVSHIIGARLAFLVSGGTGAGKTTLLAAMLGAVPPGERIVCVEDAAELAPRHPHLVKLVARRANVEGVGEVPVRELVRQALRMRPDRIVVGEVRGAEVVDLLAALNTGHDGGAGTVHANSPGEVPARLEALGALGGLDRAALHSQLAAAVQVLLHVERDRTGRRRLAEIAALRNDHGRVRAVTVWHADRGMTDAAPQLQRLLRSRMPA from the coding sequence GTGAGCGGTTCGCTGATAGAACGGGTCCGTGAGCGGTTGGCCGGCGAGGCCGGCCCGCTGGGGCCGGCCGTGGTGGCCGCCGCGATCAGGGCCGAGTCCGGCGGGATGCTCGGCGACACCGAGGTGCTGGCCAACCTGCGGGTGCTGCAGACGGAGCTCACCGGTGCCGGCATCCTCGATCCGCTGCTCTGCGCGGACGGGACGACCGACGTGTTGGTCACCGCACCGGATGCGGTGTGGGTCGACGACGGCACCGCCCTGCGACGCACCGAGATTCGCTTCCCCGACGAGGCGGCGGTGCGGCGGTTGGCGCAGCGGCTGGCGCTGGCCGCCGGCCGACGCCTGGACGACGCGCAGCCCTGGGTCGACGGCGAGCTGACCGGCATCGGCGCCGGAGGGTTCGCGGTGCGGCTGCACGCGGTGCTGCCGCCGGTGGCGGCCGCGGGTACCTGCCTGTCGCTGCGCGTCCTGCGGCCCGCCAGCCAGGATCTGGCGGCCCTGACCGCCGCCGGCGCGATCGAGCCCGCGGCCGCCGCGCTGGTCAGCCACATCATCGGCGCCCGGCTGGCGTTTCTGGTCAGCGGTGGCACCGGCGCCGGCAAGACCACACTGCTCGCCGCGATGCTGGGTGCCGTGCCGCCGGGCGAACGGATCGTCTGCGTCGAGGATGCCGCGGAGCTGGCGCCGCGGCACCCGCACCTGGTGAAGCTGGTCGCGCGGCGCGCCAACGTCGAAGGCGTCGGCGAGGTTCCGGTACGCGAACTGGTCCGGCAGGCGCTGCGCATGCGGCCCGACCGCATCGTGGTCGGAGAGGTCAGGGGCGCCGAAGTCGTGGACCTGCTGGCCGCGCTGAACACCGGCCACGACGGCGGCGCGGGCACGGTGCACGCCAACAGCCCCGGTGAGGTGCCAGCCCGCCTGGAGGCATTGGGTGCGCTCGGCGGCCTCGACCGTGCCGCGCTGCACAGCCAACTCGCCGCCGCCGTGCAGGTGCTGCTGCACGTCGAACGCGACCGCACCGGCCGGCGGCGGCTGGCCGAAATCGCCGCGCTGCGAAACGATCACGGCCGGGTGCGCGCGGTCACCGTGTGGCATGCGGATCGGGGAATGACGGATGCCGCCCCGCAGCTACAGCGCCTGCTGCGCAGCCGGATGCCGGCATGA
- a CDS encoding type II secretion system F family protein, translating to MSDALAGALPLSLALIVVRPPPRRRLSASRRRRLPAVGPREAGCVAAGVGCLAVVLLPLTTALCLAVVGATAGLRYRRRQSIRRATAEGDALQSALEVLVGELRAGSHPVRAFGVAADDTAGAVAVSLRSVAARARLGADVAAGLAAAARGSALPEHWERLALCWRLASDNGLGIATLMRAAQRDIAERQRFSARVASSMAGARATATILAALPVLGVLLGQLIGARPLRFLLGGHAGGWLLLVGSTLACVGLLWADRIAERVAS from the coding sequence ATGAGCGACGCGCTGGCCGGCGCGCTGCCGTTGTCGCTGGCGCTCATCGTCGTTCGGCCCCCGCCGCGACGACGCCTGTCGGCCTCACGACGCCGACGGCTCCCGGCCGTCGGACCTCGTGAGGCGGGTTGCGTCGCCGCGGGTGTCGGCTGCCTGGCCGTTGTCCTGCTGCCGTTGACCACCGCCCTGTGCCTGGCGGTGGTGGGCGCGACCGCGGGTCTGCGATATCGGCGCCGGCAAAGCATCCGGCGTGCCACAGCTGAGGGCGACGCGCTGCAATCCGCGCTCGAGGTGCTGGTCGGTGAGTTGCGGGCCGGCTCGCACCCGGTGCGCGCCTTCGGCGTCGCCGCCGACGACACCGCCGGCGCGGTTGCGGTGTCGCTGCGTTCGGTGGCGGCGCGGGCCCGGCTGGGAGCCGACGTCGCGGCCGGCCTGGCCGCCGCGGCCCGCGGCTCTGCGCTGCCCGAGCACTGGGAGCGGCTCGCGCTGTGCTGGCGGCTGGCCAGCGACAACGGGCTGGGTATAGCCACCCTGATGCGCGCCGCACAGCGCGACATCGCTGAGCGGCAACGGTTCTCGGCTCGCGTCGCGTCGAGCATGGCCGGCGCGCGGGCCACCGCGACGATCCTGGCCGCTCTGCCGGTGCTGGGGGTGCTGCTGGGTCAGCTGATCGGGGCCCGGCCACTGCGCTTCTTGCTGGGTGGGCACGCGGGCGGGTGGCTGTTGCTCGTCGGGTCGACGCTGGCCTGTGTCGGGCTGCTGTGGGCGGATCGCATCGCCGAGCGGGTGGCGTCGTGA